aatcacctagcctgcacatctttggactatgggaggaaactggagcacccggaggaaacccacgcagacacggggagaatgtgcaaactccacacagacagttacccgaagctggaatcgaccccgggtccctggcgtcgtgaagccgcagtgctaaccactgagccaccgtgctgcccctaatcTCCACCCATTACGCTTCTACTTCCCTACTTCCTGAGGCTGTGATGGTCCTTGCATAATCCTCTACTGTGAGGGCCATTCCTCCTCCTATTCCATTCTTTTTGTCTTTCCGCAATGTTATGTATGCTGAAATACTCATTACCAATTTTGGTACTGTTCCCCAAAGGGTAGAGAGCTGAAATCATACTCAAAGACAAAAGAGATGGAGTAAAATGGAGGCTGAAACAAAGACGGGAGTAATAAAATCTGTTTGGCAATAAAGAGATAATAACAATATTTGAGGTTTGTATGGAAAGAAAATAATCACAAAATAAGACACAAATagtggaaaataaacaaaaaacaatGATAAACATTAAATGAAGTCAAGACATGGACAAGAAGAGAGGAGTTTCTTTTGATTGTGAGGTGATTACCCAACAATATTTTCAGAATTTCAATGCTGAAATTCTAACAGCTCATACCATACTGTCACAAGTATAAATCTGTAATGAAAAGATTAATTTATTATGTTGTGATAGGCAGAGTGTGAATAGTTTTGTACGATTGTATGCATAATATTTTGGTAAATCCAGATTTCTCAAAATCCGTACTTTTTTTGAAGCATATTACTCTATATCTATTCTGTAAAAGTTTAGAGAAATGATAAACATCGCCTAGATCAGAGAATTAAATGCAAAATTcacaaattaaacattttataGCTTTTTTCCTCTTTTATCCAATCCGCATTTcataagcaaaaacagaaaactgCCAGAaaaaaactcagccagtctggcagcatctgtggagagaaagcagagttaatgttttgggtccagtgaccttccttcaTAATATTTGTTCTTCAGTGTTCATGTTCGGTGAAATGCACTAAAATTCAGAGAAGAGTTGTCACTGAGCCGAAACGTTCACTCTGCTTttccacaccctccctcccccctacagatattgtcagacctactgagatttccagcaatttctatttttgtttctgacttctagcatcaacagttttgttttgtttcctgtaTTTCATAAGATCTGATTGTTGATTtaattgatatatattgtgacgTAACCTTCAGCTAATCAATAGAGGCCAAGTCCTTCCAGTTGAGTTTATGAGCTTGAGCAGAACATTTTGTCTAAGCAGTTGTACATCACatcacaccttaaaactatgaaccaGAAAACTCTCAAAGCCAAATTAAATGGCACAATGCATGCAACAATTAAAGTTATTTTCTGAAGATCTATCATGTGTGAAGATAATATTGAACAGTTTaggaattgtttcagagatattaggaactgcagacgctggagaatctgagataacaaggtgtagagctggatgaacacagcaggccaagcagcatcagaggagcaggaaagctgacgttttgcgcccagacccttctttagaaaaataacatttccgaagaaaggtctaggcctgaagcttcagctttcctgatgcttggcctgctgtgttcatccagctctacaccttgttatctcagtttgagAACTCGTTTGGCTTTGACATTACAAATGTTTCCAGAAAAgtaatttctttaaaattaaaaaaaaacagtgaaatCTCCAAATGCTGTAGAAGTTGTTGCACCATCCATACCACAGGATGTAGTTATTGGGTAATTTACTTACTGTCATTCTCTCCTTGGGTTGCTTAGCAACAGAGAATTTCTGGTCTATAACATAGGCACCTTCAACACTTCCAGAAGCTGGGTAAGAAGAATATTAATATTAGTATATAACATTGTACTTTTTTGTGACAATCAGATAGAAATCAAGATGCAAATGAAAGCAGAAGACTTAAAATTAGTGTTGTCATAAGGGATGGGAAGCAACTAATGAAATATAAATTACCTAAACTGACAAATAAAGTTCAGCGAGGAAAGAATCtttgtgggattttttttttaaataaattatttcttaAAAATATACAAATGAAAAACATAAACTACAAGTCAAGCAAGTTACACCTGAATACCTCCAAACACAAGAGAAATTAATATGAATGGATATCATGATGCAGGCTGCAACACTTTCCCACCAGCACACAGCAATTTACGCAAACTTTCACAATAAGAATTATGCCACCACTTCAAGGTTAAGACCATGGTACTTGCAAGCTTGTGCGTGACAAGCATGTGTGATCATGACTGCtgtagaaaagaaaaaaaatgaaagcacTGAATACAGATAAACTTGCAACAGCTCAGTGGCTGAAAAAAAGAGGAGCACAGGACACAAGCCAGTCTAGCAATGAAGTCCATGTTTGCCAGCCACATTGCAGggttcacacagtcacctgtcTGCTTCCGCTTAGTACAAGGTACGTGAGTTGGTCTATGATATCTTACAGCtggttttaaaatgattttcCTGGAAGGAGAGCGGGtctgaatttctgattttttagTAAGTTCAGACTTCTTATAGGCTGTTAGaggaaaaacaaaagcaaatattATGAGGACAGGAACAATGTGGTAGGTCAGGTGGAATGATCAATATCCACTTTTAATTTAAGAAATTAATCAGGAAGAATTTAAGAAATTAGATATTACGACTTCTTGTTACTGTTTATTGTTATCTAAAATTTCTACAGTCAAATTTTTCAGCAAATGTATCATTATTACATGGGCACAATACAACCACCTCACGTCACAAAAATGCAACAAGAAAACATAAAATGCTTGATTCGTATGAACCTTTTCTCCTTTTCTTGTCTTCTTTGGAGACCGTACTGATAtcttttttaattatttttctctcaggCGTGGAAACTCTGTTTTTCCCAGTTTTTAACACCTTGCCTTTCCTATGTTTGTCTGAAGACAGGCTGATGAATTCCTTCTCTGCCTTTTCCTGTTTAGTAACAGCAGCTGGTTGTGTTAGAATGATACTTTCTTCATCTGCAGAATTAAAGTGCAAGAAATCACTAATAGCAACAGGGCTCAAACACAGGAAAAAGAAAATTCaagctcctttttaaaaaaaataagtaaCATTAAATAATATAATATAATGTAGTGTAACActtatttattttacttttaagAGATTTTATAATTTAGTCATAGGTGATAGCTATTAAGGCTTTATAGGCACCTTGAGTATCCATCCAGAGGCTGTCTGTATCCATTACAGATTCATCAATGCTCTCGTCCTCTCTCAGGTCTGTAGGGATTTCAATTTTTTCTGGGATCAGTGCAATTTGGACAGCTTTTGCAGGTGACTCATAAATCTGTCCTTCTGTTGACCGGGTTTGTTCACTAGGGGTAAAAACATCCTCAACATCACCATCATCGGGCATGGCAAACCTCACATTATGACCTACATCCTTTCCTCCTTCTAGAGTGGTCTGAACAACTGTAATAATGTCATCTTCTACTGTAATGACAGATTCCACAATTCCCCTATCCTCTTCAGTTTCTTCTACGGGGATGTTTTCGGATGCTTCATAGTCACCGGGGTCTTCGTGTAGAACAATTTCTGGCACAGGAACGTCAAATAACAAATTGGACTTAACTTCCTCTTTCATGGCTTTCTGGGCTTCAGCTGGTTCTTGCACTGGAACTGCTTCATGGACTTGTTGACCACTGGATTCTGCTTTAGAAACTTCACTTGGTGCAGGTCTAGTTTTGCTTTCTATGGTTTCCTCAGTTGGGGCTATTACACACTCAGTAACAATGTTGGATAAACCAGGCAACACAACATCTTTCACTCCCTTCTCAGTTTGGATAATTCCTTGCACAGGAGGGGATTTTTCAATTACTTTGCCATCATAATGCATAATTTCTATATCACCACTTGGTTCAATATTGTTACTGGGAAGACCGGGCTTGGTTTCGATCTCCCTAATATTATTAGGTTGAATTGTTTCTGGAGCAGGGCCAACCTTCTCAGTTACCTGATCAATTTGCTCCATTTCAAAACCTACTTTAGGTACTGTATCCTCACTAGACAAAGTAGGCTCAGTGGAAACTATCGCAGTTTCTGAAAGTGGAGTGATTTCTTGTATAGGAGCAGTTTTCTCAGATATATTTTGACCAGCAGCCTCCAGTTTTACACCAGCTTCCAAAATGTCAGTCTTAGTGAGTGGACTAGATTTGGATTCCACAGTCTCTTGAAGTTGAGGAGGTTCTTGAGTAGATGCAGTTTTCTCAGGCCCTTTCTGAGAAACAGATTCTGCCACAATCTCCTCAGAGGGCAATTTGGGCCTGGATTCATCTTCTGGGATCTTCTTAGGATGAACTGAGTCTTGAATAGGAGTAGTTTGCTGGAAAATTGTGTGATCTATGCTGTCTACTTCTATATCCACATCGAGCACATTATCCTGCCTGGGCAAAGTAGGCCTTGGCTTATCTTCCAAGGCTTTCTTGGGTCGAGCTTGTTCTTGAACCGAGACACTTTTCTCAGACCGTTGGTGATCGGTAGTTTTAAGTTTAAAACTCCCTTGTGGCACAGTAAAGTCACTGGGCAAAATATGCCTTGGTTCATCTTCCATGGTTAATTGAAGATGTTCCTGAGGAGAAGCTTTCTCAGACGGTTTGTTTTCAATAAATCTGGTTTTCAAAGAGGTCTCCAATACTGCAACATTGCTAGGTAGATCAGACAAATCGCTAGATTTACTGGCATTTTCGGTTTTATCTGGAAGCTCAATGGGAGAAATGTCTTTTGGAACTTGCTGAGCGTCAATGGTAATGGATATATTTTGAGTGCAAGATTCTCTCTGGGCAGGGTCATCAGGTAAATGATCTAGTTCAGATACTAACTTGGTAACTTGGTTTGAGACACTTAACGAAATCGTTTCATCCATCTTGAGTTCGGACTGTGCTTCCAAAATGGTAGCAATTTTTAATTCCCTGTCTTCTGATAAGGTACTGATTCTAAAATGGGAATCTTCTTTCTGCTTATTTGCATCTATTTGCCTTCTAATACTTTCCTCATCTATAGTCTGAGAAGCTGCACGGATTTGATGAAGGAAAATGCTGCCGTCCTCCAGTGGACTTTTAACTTCCTCAGGAGTTGGTAAGGGAGCAGAATATTCAAAAACACAGTAGCCCATTTCCTCTGCTTGATTAACATTTTTAATAATTGATTTGATGCTTTCAGTTAaagcctctgagccagaagctacATTTTCGGTGGTAGATTCACAGGGCATGGATGCTCTTCGAACTATTTCGATTTCTGTACCTTCTGAGCTCAGTCTCGTCCTAGTAACTCCTAAATCCAACATTTCAGGCAGGTCAGGAACCACAACAGTGTCATTTTTGTAATCATCTTTCAAAGTACAGGGGTATGCATATTGAGAGTCTAATTGCAGGCTTTCTGTGGCTGATTTCTCTTTTGCAACAGAGACAGTTTTATCCTTTTCCACTTCGACAGGAAAATAAATTTGCTTCTCCTCAGCGGGTGTTGTTACTGGAAAGAATTCTGCTGACTCCTCTAAACTCATCCCTCTGGTACAGGCTAGAATATCAGAAGCCAAAGGAGACAGAGATTCTGGGGGACCTTGGCTCTCTGTTTCCACCTCCAGTGCTACTGAATCCAAAGATGCTTCAGGTAAATTCAACACCAGCTTTTGTAGCTCTTTATCAATATTTGCATCAGCACTAGAATAGGTTTGTTGAGATATTGCTGCGGGGCGCTCCTCTTTGGCCAAATGGCTCAGTTGAATAGGTAAATGAGTTTCATTTTCCACAGCGGATTTAACTTCAACGGGCAACACTTTAGCCTGTACATCAACAGGTGGCGCATTAGCGTGTACATCAACAGGCACGGATGTCTGCGCAAGTGTGCTATAATGAATTCCTTCAGCTGATACATCATTTTCAACTTTGTGGGCATCCACTTCCGATTTCTCATGTGGGCCCTTCGAGAATTGTGGCACCGTATGAAGAAGTCTTGAACTGTTTTCATCTGAAATGGTCATTTCATAATAACCATCTTCAGGTGGTTTGGTACTATTTTCCCCATCATCTTTCAGAACAAATGTTTCAAAATATCTTGACATTTCTGGTTGATCCTCCTCCATCTTGACTTTTGAGCCCACATTAAAGGAGTCATATTTTTTATTTTGCACCGTTAGACTAGTGAAGCTTTGGGCGTTTTTATCAGGATAAACATTTGAATCCGATAATAGGTTCACGTTTTGTGGTTCCGCTTCTTTCTCTTGTTGAATGCTTTTTTCTTCCGTTTTCATAGGTGTATCACCAACTTTTTTGATATTTGAATCCATACTACAAGGCTCTTGTTTTATCCTCTCAAGCATAGAGTCTTGACTTAAAAGGGAATCGCTTGTAATGGGATGCATGCCACATTGTACATTTAGGTTAGATTCCTCCACATACAACTGGGCAGTCACAGCATCAGGCAACTGATGAACCTCTGCTACCTCAAGGTTGGTTTCAATTTCTTTAAATAGAAGATTACTTGGTTGTTGTTCAGACACATGTTTAGAGTATTCAGTTTGTAATAACTTTGTCATACCGTACATTGTCTCTACTGCTGGTTTTCCATTCACATGTTCTAAATGATGTTCTGCAGTATCTGTAGAGGTGTATTCAACACATTCTGATCTGTCCTCTGGCATTGAAAATACATCTGCTATATTTTCAACCAGCTTTATTGTATCTGGCGTATCTTTTCTTTTATCACTAGAACCTTCGAAAGCTATAGGTTTGTCTTCAATTGCACTGTGTGCAATTACAGGTAACTTGTCTATATGCAATTCCTCAAGTACTTGTTGCTTTTCCTggagcacgttttgcactttgCTTTCAGGGGCTGAAGTGCTGGTTGCAGCCAAGTCTATTTTTGCCTCTAGAGGAGGTAACACATAATTATCGTCTGCCACTGTTACTCCAGTAATCGATTGCTCTTTTTGTGAAGCACCTTCACTGTCCTTCAGTGAATCTTTTGCAGAAGGTATTTCAATATTTGGGGAAATAGCCTTTTGTTTACAGATATCTGTATCTGAAATCCCTGTACTGAGCTGTTTTGATGCATCTGGAGTTTCAGAACTATCAAGAGATTTTTTACTTTGAACTGAAACAGATTTGCCAGGCAGTGCTTCTGCCACAGTGTTTTGTGGTTTCATGATTTCGTCTGTTTTCTTGGCAGAACCTGACTGCATATGGATGGCTTTATTCTCTGCTGCCACAATGGAGATGCATTCATCTTCACAAAGACTGGACTGCAGTGAATTTGCATGGTGGCTAGTTGCGGTTTCAACACTAGAAGCCGCTAATTCTTCTCGACGTGGCTCAGTCTTGAATGAAACAGGAACAGGCTCTGTCTGCAAAACAGCTGAAATTAAAGCCTGCTTCTCGGAATCAGCTTCCTCTGTTGTTTGGATGATGTCATCATTATATTTTTCCAGCGTCGAAAAAGGTGGCAGGTCAGGTTTCTGCTGTTCAGGAATATTCTTTTCTTTGAACTCTGCCACTGACACTTCTTGCAACGACAATCTTTCTCCACAAGTAACAGAGGATTCTCCACTTGTTGACAGCTTGTCCATCTTCGTGGCTGTAAGCAAATCTAAAGTAGTTTGTGGCATGCATATAGTTAACTGTTACTAATAGGGAAAACCATTCTATTTCATATATTCCTGCCCCCAGTCAGACGGGTGTGTGTTGAATAAAAATGCATATAGTTAACTGTTACTAATAGGGAAAACCATTCTATTTCATATATTCCTGCCCCCAGTCAGACGGGTGTGtgttgaataaaaatgaaaagtgcAAATTTGTTCAACTCTGCAGCAAAACATTCAGCATTGGTGAAAACAGACTGAATGTAGTATTGGGCCTAAACTGTTTCTAAGCTGCAACTGATACTCAGGCTTGCTTAGTTATACTTAAAAGAaaactacatttttaaaatgttagcaATACATTAATTCGGAAGAAAAGATACGCAAACCAACCTCTAAAACttctaaaatttaaaattctgtGTTATTTTATTCTGTAGGATGAAAACAAAACCAAACTGTATTAGTTGATCAGTGATTTATCTCAGGAATAAAAAGCAtgtttgtttctgtatttttctttccAGATGCATCTCTTTGCTTTCTTAGAAAATGGATAAGTATATGTAATGAAGCTTTTTTGACTTTCCCTCattgtctttctttttaaaatgtgtgcATATGTGGCTGTTTTATACTCTACATTGTTGGTCATAATTCTATTACTGACTGATTTTTTGGTGTGTGGATGTCTCTTTACctccatttccttttttaaaacctcCACTCTACACCActtataattttgttttaattttattatcaGTTTTTCATCTCTTTGGGAGACGCAGATGCATTATAATTCTAGTCAGAAAATTCTTTGGTGTCTTCCTTGACACAGAAAGGGTGTGGGTTATGGAGGTCAAGGGCAGAGGGGAAGGTATGCAGGATTGTACTTCTACACCAGGATATTTACTCTTTCATCATCGTGCTTGCCACCTAAGTCTTTATATAGCTAAACAAATTACCCTCACAATCCTATCCCAGTCTCCAACTGTACACTTAATTAGAAAAAAAGCTTCTCACTAACACCATTTTCATTCTTAACCAGCTGATCATCCTAAAAACAGAATTGATTAATTAATGGTAAGCACTTGTCATAGCCCGAATAAAATAATAAATGCAAGATGCCAGCACCaaaacacaaagcaaaacaaTCTCTTTTCAAAATAATCCCAGAGATAAGCTTAAAAATACAGAAATGCAACTTAAAAAAGCTTCGAATCATGAATAAGTCTACGAATTAGAAAGCAAGTGAATCAACTCTAAAATAATTAATACACATTAGCAATGTAGCTGGCAAACATTTAGGCAATGGAAAtcctgtgctttttttaaaaataaaatcaacttgGCTGCAAAGCGTGTGACATCATGGAAACAAAATAACTCAAAATGTTAGGAGTGGTGGGAAATCATTGTTGCTTCTGTCGCCAGCATCAGTCAGCTAAAAGCAATTTATGCACAACGATTAAATTATCCTGAAAGCAACATATCTACCAGTAAACACTTGGAAGTGATACAATACTCAAAAGGCATTTCTTATTCTGTGGAAGTCAACAGGAAGACACACCTTCTACAGAAGGTGGCATTTCTTCCAAGGACTCAACTTCCCTAAGAGTCATTCCCTTTCCATTGGGAATTTCAGCTGGCACACTGTCTTCAGTTGATGATGTGGCCTCCATATATTTGGAATCCTGAGCCTGGGTTCCAGCTTCTGCTTGCACTAAGTGCGCAGCAGACCACTGCTCTTGGACATGCTCTTGCTTAAGAGCTAGTGTTGGCTCCTCTTCATCAGACGCTGGACTCTCAACAACTTTTTCTACTCAAAGGAAGAAGTGGACATGTCAGGACAAGAGACAACACAGATGCTATAACAAAACAATTTTAATGGGACACTTTCAGCTctgttttgaggaagtaaccatgTCATTTAAACACAAATGTCAAACAGAATTTGGTTAAGTAACACTGCCTGAAAGATGGTAAAAAGAGAGTAGCTTACAAAGGAGTTAagcatttatttgaaaaaaaagattTCTCAGGACCATGGATGAAATTGGCAGAGTTACTACTGGACAAACGCTTTCAAAGCGCTAGCATGGTGTAAAATGGCATCACTTTCTTTGATTGCAAGCATATATTTTCATTACTATAACAGAAATAGTATATTTCTTTTGACCAAATGCAATCCATCTCGGAAACTGTTTTCATGGCAATTTACTTGGGAATTTAAAGCCTACTAAAATGGCAGAAATTCATGATGACAAAGTAACGGCTCACTGCTGCTACACttaatttccttttcatgtttCATTAGAAATTACTAATAAATGAGTAGACTCTTCCAGATTTGGATTTATTGACGTAGAGTTTTGGCATGTTTTGATGATTTATGGATATATTTACTTCTAGCACGGTAAAACACCTGCAGGTCACACTAACATTTTATGCATTTGTGATTAGTTTTGTGTGTCACAAAATCactttcagcttttttttaaagattagattatattccctacaatgtggaacaggcccttcggcccaacaagtccacacctccccttgaagcatcccacccagacccatccccctataacccacacacccctgaacactacaggaaatttagcatggctgatccacctagcctgagcatctttggactgtgggaggaaaccggagcacccggaggaagcccacgcagacacggggagaatatgcaaactccacacagacggtcgcccgaggttagaatcgagcccgggtccctggtgctgcgaggctgcagtgctaaccagagccaccgtgccgtctaAGCAATGAAGAAAAACACAATATATGCTGCTACGAAGCAGAGGTTGACATCTCTCtaataactaaaactgaaagcCCCCATAGAAACTCGCCTCACCTTATGATCTATTAAAGtaaatgtgaaaagtggtataacctgcctgtTACCTcacaatctgttataaaggagaagtgaaataaaatgaactcctgacagtcatGTTACAAACAACAAATAACAACTTATTTcttaaacaaataacaatttatatACCTAACTCTAACAGTTAACAAATGAACAGAACTACCAACAGACTGAATAACTTCCCCCCTAACTACTAATTATtcccaaatgaaacaaaattctaatggcattgtcgttccaataaatacaagtcctacTTATATAAACCAATGTAAtaaggaaaataatttaaaacttcGTCTCTTAAAATTACAGCCAGCTTAAGTCTCCTGGAATTTTCTTTACCTTCTTCGCTGTTCACCAGTCAGGAATGCCTTTCTCTGTTGAATTCCTCTGTCAGGAATGCGGTTCTTtgtcaaattcttgtgtcaggaatattagctaagagtgctgcTGTATCTTTAGTTTAGAAGGTGGTTTTTGgagagcttagagaattctgatagagtcagtgattttttttatagctgagagctgttctcttggcagatgacagctgactctcacactgattttcaaatgctcGCTTCTTTTATTctcttgatgacctattaatttcttataataggattggccctaggttgtcaaaaccatcggTTGGGTTTTCGTATCTaaggcctggtttaaattaattggttaagttcaaaaacctgttgtcttggtaaaaatgctgcattgcctgctaacagtataaccttttgatacaatgtttcaatttcaagaactctacATACCTATTGCTGCCT
The window above is part of the Stegostoma tigrinum isolate sSteTig4 chromosome 7, sSteTig4.hap1, whole genome shotgun sequence genome. Proteins encoded here:
- the LOC125454137 gene encoding microtubule-associated protein 2-like isoform X11, with protein sequence MADDGKSEGSAPQWTSSTVLEAASHQFTTDFKEQSASGECISRTENGYSFRDNLAEAQDGGQAAYTLSQANGVNGKLTAKDGATAASGRSFDTKPIPAPEAEVISARIVQEVTAEAVAVLKGEQVKDNVPREQTSAVEDSANLPPSPPPSPASEHFGPAEKEKVVESPASDEEEPTLALKQEHVQEQWSAAHLVQAEAGTQAQDSKYMEATSSTEDSVPAEIPNGKGMTLREVESLEEMPPSVEATKMDKLSTSGESSVTCGERLSLQEVSVAEFKEKNIPEQQKPDLPPFSTLEKYNDDIIQTTEEADSEKQALISAVLQTEPVPVSFKTEPRREELAASSVETATSHHANSLQSSLCEDECISIVAAENKAIHMQSGSAKKTDEIMKPQNTVAEALPGKSVSVQSKKSLDSSETPDASKQLSTGISDTDICKQKAISPNIEIPSAKDSLKDSEGASQKEQSITGVTVADDNYVLPPLEAKIDLAATSTSAPESKVQNVLQEKQQVLEELHIDKLPVIAHSAIEDKPIAFEGSSDKRKDTPDTIKLVENIADVFSMPEDRSECVEYTSTDTAEHHLEHVNGKPAVETMYGMTKLLQTEYSKHVSEQQPSNLLFKEIETNLEVAEVHQLPDAVTAQLYVEESNLNVQCGMHPITSDSLLSQDSMLERIKQEPCSMDSNIKKVGDTPMKTEEKSIQQEKEAEPQNVNLLSDSNVYPDKNAQSFTSLTVQNKKYDSFNVGSKVKMEEDQPEMSRYFETFVLKDDGENSTKPPEDGYYEMTISDENSSRLLHTVPQFSKGPHEKSEVDAHKVENDVSAEGIHYSTLAQTSVPVDVHANAPPVDVQAKVLPVEVKSAVENETHLPIQLSHLAKEERPAAISQQTYSSADANIDKELQKLVLNLPEASLDSVALEVETESQGPPESLSPLASDILACTRGMSLEESAEFFPVTTPAEEKQIYFPVEVEKDKTVSVAKEKSATESLQLDSQYAYPCTLKDDYKNDTVVVPDLPEMLDLGVTRTRLSSEGTEIEIVRRASMPCESTTENVASGSEALTESIKSIIKNVNQAEEMGYCVFEYSAPLPTPEEVKSPLEDGSIFLHQIRAASQTIDEESIRRQIDANKQKEDSHFRISTLSEDRELKIATILEAQSELKMDETISLSVSNQVTKLVSELDHLPDDPAQRESCTQNISITIDAQQVPKDISPIELPDKTENASKSSDLSDLPSNVAVLETSLKTRFIENKPSEKASPQEHLQLTMEDEPRHILPSDFTVPQGSFKLKTTDHQRSEKSVSVQEQARPKKALEDKPRPTLPRQDNVLDVDIEVDSIDHTIFQQTTPIQDSVHPKKIPEDESRPKLPSEEIVAESVSQKGPEKTASTQEPPQLQETVESKSSPLTKTDILEAGVKLEAAGQNISEKTAPIQEITPLSETAIVSTEPTLSSEDTVPKVGFEMEQIDQVTEKVGPAPETIQPNNIREIETKPGLPSNNIEPSGDIEIMHYDGKVIEKSPPVQGIIQTEKGVKDVVLPGLSNIVTECVIAPTEETIESKTRPAPSEVSKAESSGQQVHEAVPVQEPAEAQKAMKEEVKSNLLFDVPVPEIVLHEDPGDYEASENIPVEETEEDRGIVESVITVEDDIITVVQTTLEGGKDVGHNVRFAMPDDGDVEDVFTPSEQTRSTEGQIYESPAKAVQIALIPEKIEIPTDLREDESIDESVMDTDSLWMDTQDEESIILTQPAAVTKQEKAEKEFISLSSDKHRKGKVLKTGKNRVSTPERKIIKKDISTVSKEDKKRRKAYKKSELTKKSEIQTRSPSRKIILKPAVRYHRPTHVPCTKRKQTASGSVEGAYVIDQKFSVAKQPKERMTNSSALTKIPTSKLSSLLPERPNSTCSAARKAFIDLDYYPTRPSSAGPRDSLTEQPIRKDAAMRSPEKRSALPRPSSILSTRRAPPEEKDAHFVPVTSPVYPAPKRPTTIRTEPRNDQKGQGVTRSRVHTSAGSEPTRTRSARSGTATPSTPGSTAVTPGTPPSYSRTPGSRTPRTPGTPGAHKSPILVPTERKVAIIRTPPKSPLTPKQLRVINQPMPDLKNIKSKIGSIDNLKHQPRGGQVHIANVKPDFSHIQPKCGSLDNVRYSPLVGNVQIVTKKIDVSHITSKCGSFSNIHYRPGGGHVRIESQKLDFKEKAQSKVGSLDNTRHTPGGGNVKIESHKLSFRENAKARVDHGADIITQSPGRSGATTPHRLSNVSSSGSINLMESPQLATLADDVTAALAKQGL